A single region of the Magnetococcales bacterium genome encodes:
- a CDS encoding ParB/RepB/Spo0J family partition protein, giving the protein MKNTQSGMGQGLAALLGDAAHTIPLQEKVLLIPIDQIQPNPNQPRQNFSEESLRELELSIREQGILLPILVRPKRGFDEVYQLVAGERRWRAAKMAGLLEVPALLRNWNDRQALEASILENVQREDLNPVEVARGCSELIEKFGYSHKKAAQRIGKSRETITNLLRLLRLPESILGLIESGTLSTGHARALLRLEEKPELMERLASEVLAKELSVRQTETMARAMETESAAEQANESETTEEVEVTPSNRGRKKDPMILSIESRLTETLGAQVAITHLRGKGKVIVEYSSLDELEALADKLLKGQL; this is encoded by the coding sequence ATGAAAAATACCCAATCCGGCATGGGACAAGGACTGGCTGCCTTGCTGGGGGACGCGGCACACACCATCCCCTTGCAAGAAAAGGTGCTGCTGATTCCCATCGACCAGATTCAACCCAATCCCAATCAACCCCGTCAAAATTTCTCGGAAGAGTCCCTGCGTGAACTGGAACTCTCCATTCGGGAACAGGGCATCCTGTTGCCCATTCTCGTGCGGCCCAAACGGGGATTCGATGAGGTGTATCAACTGGTCGCCGGAGAACGCCGCTGGCGGGCCGCCAAAATGGCTGGACTTCTGGAAGTCCCGGCTTTGCTGCGCAACTGGAATGACCGGCAGGCACTCGAAGCCTCCATCCTCGAAAACGTGCAACGGGAAGATCTCAACCCCGTGGAAGTCGCCAGAGGATGTTCGGAGTTGATCGAAAAGTTCGGATACAGTCATAAAAAAGCTGCCCAGCGTATCGGCAAAAGCCGCGAAACCATCACCAATCTGTTGCGTCTGCTGCGCCTGCCGGAGTCGATTCTGGGACTGATCGAGTCCGGAACCCTCTCCACAGGTCATGCCCGCGCTTTATTGCGCCTGGAAGAAAAACCGGAACTCATGGAACGTCTGGCCTCCGAAGTGTTGGCCAAGGAGTTATCCGTCCGACAAACGGAAACCATGGCCCGGGCCATGGAAACAGAAAGCGCGGCAGAGCAGGCAAATGAGTCCGAAACGACCGAAGAGGTGGAAGTGACCCCATCCAATCGGGGACGCAAAAAGGATCCAATGATCTTGTCCATTGAAAGTCGATTGACCGAGACCCTGGGCGCTCAGGTGGCCATCACCCATTTGCGCGGCAAGGGCAAAGTGATCGTGGAATATTCCAGCCTGGATGAGTTGGAAGCCTTGGCCGATAAACTGCTGAAAGGTCAATTGTGA
- the folD gene encoding bifunctional methylenetetrahydrofolate dehydrogenase/methenyltetrahydrofolate cyclohydrolase FolD has translation MAHIIDGKRIAAEIRETLRQEVQWLREQRGLVPGLAVIIVGDDPASKVYVRMKRQACENAGIASFHHELPGDVSEGALLDLIHRLNADPAVHGILTQLPLPGHISERAVLETISPFKDVDGFHPYNVGLLSIGKPMFPPCTPFGVMELLRVEGIDPKSRHVVVVGRSNIVGKPMALLMLAADATVTVCHSRSVDLPGLVRSADILVAAVGRPRMIPGEWIREGAVVIDVGTNRLADGSLCGDVDFAAAAERASYITPSPGGVGPMTIAMLLQNTVKSLRRTHGL, from the coding sequence ATGGCTCACATTATTGACGGCAAACGGATTGCCGCCGAAATTCGGGAAACCTTGCGTCAGGAGGTCCAGTGGTTGCGGGAGCAGCGCGGTCTGGTGCCCGGTCTGGCTGTGATCATTGTGGGTGACGATCCGGCTTCCAAGGTTTATGTCCGCATGAAACGCCAAGCCTGCGAAAATGCCGGAATCGCTTCGTTTCATCATGAACTGCCTGGCGACGTGTCGGAAGGGGCTTTGTTGGATTTGATTCATCGACTCAACGCCGACCCCGCCGTACATGGCATTCTCACCCAATTGCCGTTGCCGGGGCACATTTCGGAACGGGCGGTTTTGGAAACCATCTCTCCGTTCAAGGATGTGGATGGCTTTCATCCCTATAATGTGGGTCTGTTGTCCATTGGCAAGCCAATGTTTCCCCCTTGTACTCCATTCGGGGTGATGGAGTTGCTGCGCGTCGAAGGGATTGATCCCAAATCCCGTCATGTGGTGGTGGTGGGACGTTCCAATATCGTGGGCAAGCCCATGGCTTTGCTGATGCTGGCGGCGGATGCCACGGTGACGGTTTGCCATTCCCGCAGCGTGGATTTGCCAGGATTGGTTCGTTCGGCGGATATTCTGGTGGCTGCAGTGGGCAGACCCCGCATGATTCCGGGAGAGTGGATCCGGGAAGGGGCGGTGGTGATCGATGTGGGTACCAATCGTCTGGCGGATGGCTCGTTGTGCGGGGATGTGGATTTTGCTGCCGCGGCGGAACGGGCCTCTTACATCACCCCGTCACCGGGAGGCGTGGGACCGATGACGATTGCGATGTTGTTGCAAAACACCGTCAAAAGCCTGAGACGCACCCACGGGCTGTAA
- a CDS encoding CDGSH iron-sulfur domain-containing protein, translated as MQTPIILDLPAGEHYICVCGKSGNAPYCDGSHQGSDRAPRHVVMNEAGRVAVCSCTRSGKAPFCDGSHKG; from the coding sequence ATGCAAACCCCGATCATCCTGGATCTGCCCGCCGGAGAGCATTACATCTGCGTCTGTGGAAAGTCCGGCAACGCCCCCTATTGTGATGGTTCGCATCAAGGCAGTGATCGCGCCCCGCGTCATGTGGTGATGAACGAGGCGGGTCGGGTGGCCGTCTGTTCCTGCACCCGCAGCGGCAAGGCGCCATTTTGCGATGGATCCCACAAGGGCTGA
- a CDS encoding LysR family transcriptional regulator, with protein MDRLALMESFVRVVESGSFAEAARKGRVSRAAVSKHVETLEEYLGVHLLNRTTRRMHLTVEGEVFFRRCRAILEEVTEAEQEATQLHAAPRGQLRVNAPMSFGVHHLAPAAAAFLSEYPGIEMELVLNDRIVDLVEEGFDVGVRIGVLEDSTLMVRRLAWAQLVLCASPEYVARRGIPAQPEDLTTHACLIYSYTQSPNLWRFRQGDATFTVRVAGPLCANNGDVLRVAALAGLGVAILPVFLVSRELDAGTLIPLLPAYTLPCLGIYAVTPSNRHLSAKVRRLIDFLASRFGSQTNGSRFGRSD; from the coding sequence ATGGATCGTCTGGCGCTGATGGAGAGTTTCGTGCGGGTGGTGGAGAGCGGCAGCTTTGCGGAGGCGGCCCGCAAGGGGCGGGTGTCCCGGGCAGCGGTCAGCAAACATGTGGAGACGTTGGAAGAGTATTTGGGAGTCCATCTGCTCAACCGTACCACGCGGCGTATGCATCTGACGGTCGAAGGCGAGGTTTTTTTTCGACGCTGTCGCGCCATCCTGGAGGAGGTGACCGAGGCGGAACAAGAGGCGACCCAACTGCATGCGGCACCACGGGGGCAATTGCGGGTGAATGCCCCCATGTCTTTCGGGGTTCATCATCTGGCCCCGGCGGCTGCGGCCTTTTTGTCGGAATATCCGGGCATCGAAATGGAACTGGTACTCAACGATCGCATCGTGGATCTGGTGGAAGAGGGATTCGATGTGGGGGTGCGTATCGGCGTACTGGAGGATTCGACCCTGATGGTCCGTCGTCTGGCCTGGGCGCAACTGGTCTTGTGCGCCAGTCCGGAATATGTGGCGCGACGGGGAATCCCCGCTCAACCCGAAGACCTGACCACTCACGCCTGCCTGATTTACAGTTATACCCAATCCCCGAACCTGTGGCGTTTCCGGCAAGGGGACGCGACGTTCACCGTGCGTGTGGCCGGCCCTCTCTGCGCCAATAACGGCGATGTGCTGCGGGTCGCGGCATTGGCGGGTCTGGGGGTGGCGATTCTGCCGGTGTTTCTCGTCAGCCGGGAGCTGGACGCCGGAACCCTGATCCCTTTGCTGCCCGCATACACCCTGCCTTGCCTCGGCATCTACGCGGTCACCCCTTCCAATCGCCATCTGTCGGCCAAGGTGCGGCGGTTGATCGATTTTCTGGCCAGCCGCTTCGGCAGCCAGACGAATGGCTCCAGGTTTGGCCGGTCTGACTGA
- a CDS encoding argininosuccinate lyase — MKHLLSAAVLLSSQLLLAGSVLAGPNQDFTLINKTGYVIDKVFVSPSHSEDWEEDVLGRDTMPDGETVPIHFSRGTTTCEWDLKVVYEIDNSSAVWHDIDLCSVSKISIFWNQSSGKTTAKYE; from the coding sequence ATGAAGCATCTTCTTTCTGCAGCGGTTTTGTTGTCCTCTCAATTGTTGTTGGCCGGTTCCGTTCTGGCGGGTCCGAATCAGGATTTCACGCTGATCAACAAAACCGGTTATGTCATCGACAAGGTCTTCGTCTCTCCTTCCCACTCCGAAGACTGGGAAGAGGATGTGCTGGGTCGTGACACCATGCCCGATGGCGAGACCGTGCCCATCCACTTCTCCCGTGGCACCACCACCTGCGAATGGGATCTGAAAGTGGTTTACGAGATCGACAATTCGTCGGCGGTTTGGCACGACATCGACCTGTGTTCGGTTTCCAAGATCTCCATCTTCTGGAATCAAAGCTCGGGAAAAACCACGGCCAAATACGAATAA
- the dnaK gene encoding molecular chaperone DnaK has protein sequence MSRIIGIDLGTTNSCVSVLENGEVMVLANMEGGRTTPSMVAYSADGERRVGQTAKRQMVVNPENTLFAIKRLMGRRFNDPIIQRERRMLAYRLVALENGDAGVEVWGQKMAPAEVSAIILQKMKKIAEENLGEPVRDAVITVPAYFTESQRQATRDAGRIAGLNVMRIINEPTAAALAYGLEKESGKTIAVFDLGGGTFDISILEIGEGVFQVKATNGDTFLGGEDFDQCVINHLAETFLEQHGLDPRLEKESLQRLKEAAEVARIELSTGLRTEIHLPFLCFDAKGPRNLHLTLTRAKLEELVDGLIQRTIIPCVIALKDAGITVEGIDEVILAGGMTRMPKIRQTVAKFFGREPRSGVNPDEIVAMGAAIQAGVLGGEIRDVLLLDVTPLSLGIETKGGIFNVLIPKNETIPCLFTKTFSTVMDNQKFATVRVAQGERGIFNANHFLGEFTLDGLPPALRGVPRIEVSFVVDADGMVKASAIDKTTGRAQSIRVKVSGGLEELEIQRMVREAELHAEEDARQQWMVRVINQADGTLYRVKQFTVFHGKALESTRREALNDAARELQKVVEAGQDLSAITELTRLLDELLLHTPDPRMEKESLSADQGRDRESSEARHGDGRSWDGMAPVLDLEEGEELEGFEASGGADELDQEFETIGALENDAAFDVEEALDEARFTVRADHRDLEAMFHMGVVVDDERPAGIGSKGDVRSEGIGISRMMDLPPPGHPVVGIPGSIVAREPGASPGWMALAS, from the coding sequence ATGAGCAGAATTATCGGCATCGATCTGGGCACCACCAACTCCTGCGTCAGTGTGCTGGAGAATGGGGAGGTCATGGTTCTGGCGAACATGGAAGGTGGTCGCACCACCCCCTCGATGGTGGCCTATTCTGCCGATGGCGAACGCCGGGTGGGACAGACCGCCAAGCGTCAGATGGTGGTCAATCCGGAAAACACCCTGTTCGCCATCAAGCGGCTCATGGGTCGGCGTTTCAACGATCCGATCATCCAGCGGGAAAGACGCATGCTGGCCTACAGGCTGGTGGCCCTGGAAAACGGGGATGCGGGGGTGGAGGTGTGGGGTCAGAAGATGGCTCCGGCGGAGGTGTCGGCCATCATCTTGCAAAAAATGAAGAAAATCGCCGAGGAAAACCTCGGGGAACCGGTCCGGGACGCGGTGATCACCGTACCGGCCTATTTCACCGAGTCCCAGCGTCAGGCCACACGGGACGCGGGCCGGATCGCCGGACTCAACGTGATGCGCATCATCAACGAACCGACCGCCGCCGCGTTGGCCTATGGTCTGGAAAAAGAGTCGGGCAAGACCATTGCGGTTTTCGATCTGGGGGGAGGCACCTTCGATATTTCCATTCTGGAGATCGGGGAGGGGGTGTTTCAGGTCAAGGCGACCAATGGGGACACCTTTCTGGGCGGGGAGGATTTTGATCAGTGCGTGATCAATCATCTGGCGGAAACCTTTTTGGAGCAGCACGGTCTGGATCCCCGTCTGGAAAAAGAGTCGTTGCAGCGCCTCAAGGAGGCGGCGGAAGTGGCCCGCATCGAGCTTTCCACGGGTTTGCGCACCGAGATTCATCTGCCGTTTTTATGTTTCGACGCCAAAGGTCCCAGGAATCTGCACCTGACCTTGACCCGCGCCAAGCTGGAAGAGTTGGTGGATGGTCTGATTCAGCGCACCATCATTCCCTGCGTGATCGCCCTGAAGGATGCGGGCATCACCGTGGAGGGGATCGATGAGGTGATCCTGGCCGGAGGCATGACCCGCATGCCCAAAATCCGTCAGACCGTGGCCAAGTTTTTTGGCCGGGAACCCCGCTCCGGGGTCAATCCCGACGAGATCGTGGCCATGGGAGCGGCCATTCAGGCGGGGGTGCTGGGGGGGGAGATTCGTGATGTCTTGCTGCTGGATGTCACGCCGTTGTCCCTGGGTATCGAGACCAAGGGGGGGATTTTCAATGTGCTGATCCCCAAGAACGAAACCATTCCCTGTCTGTTCACCAAGACCTTTTCCACGGTGATGGACAACCAAAAATTCGCCACCGTGCGGGTGGCCCAGGGGGAACGGGGTATTTTCAACGCCAACCATTTTCTGGGGGAGTTCACCCTGGATGGCCTGCCCCCCGCTCTCAGGGGTGTGCCCCGCATCGAAGTGTCGTTTGTGGTGGATGCGGATGGCATGGTCAAGGCTTCGGCCATCGACAAGACCACCGGTCGTGCCCAGTCGATCCGGGTCAAGGTCTCCGGCGGGCTGGAAGAGCTGGAAATTCAACGGATGGTCCGTGAAGCGGAACTCCATGCCGAAGAGGATGCCCGGCAACAGTGGATGGTACGGGTGATCAATCAGGCGGATGGCACCTTGTATCGGGTGAAACAGTTCACCGTGTTTCACGGCAAGGCTTTGGAGTCCACCCGGCGGGAGGCGTTGAACGACGCGGCCCGGGAACTGCAAAAGGTGGTGGAGGCGGGACAGGATCTTTCCGCCATCACCGAGTTGACCCGTCTGCTTGACGAACTGTTGCTGCACACCCCGGATCCGAGGATGGAAAAGGAAAGCCTGTCGGCTGACCAGGGCAGGGACCGGGAGTCGTCGGAGGCGCGTCACGGTGACGGAAGGTCATGGGATGGGATGGCTCCGGTGCTGGATCTGGAGGAGGGGGAGGAACTGGAAGGCTTCGAGGCTTCGGGGGGAGCCGATGAGCTGGATCAGGAGTTCGAGACCATCGGCGCCTTGGAAAATGATGCCGCGTTCGATGTGGAAGAGGCGTTGGATGAGGCGCGGTTTACGGTCAGGGCGGATCATCGGGATCTGGAGGCCATGTTCCACATGGGCGTTGTGGTGGACGATGAGCGTCCTGCGGGAATTGGGTCGAAAGGGGATGTCAGGTCCGAGGGGATCGGCATCAGCCGGATGATGGACCTTCCCCCGCCGGGACATCCGGTGGTCGGGATCCCTGGATCCATCGTGGCCAGGGAACCGGGCGCCTCTCCGGGTTGGATGGCTTTGGCCAGTTGA
- a CDS encoding glycosyltransferase family protein: protein MNAPHTPSGQAPDRNHLMALMRALEWLKAKEFTRAEGIGLRVAEADPNNADAHFVSAVAAYELGNHRVALSRLDVAIDLQPKAPEFYSQRGVVLSAMDCREAAVGEFCRSLELNPSDVPTLANLARLLLKMGDPHQAYRPMRRALALQPDDPELLGDMAVILVACRQPSAALPLYEQAIRLVPGDAELHCNYSRALLMLGQYTQGWRENEWRWHSNHYRKSGSNLPAPEWDGSPVESKTILIVCEQGFGDALQFIRYVPWMRQQGATVLVQCRPELARLFQAVQGVERVIPMGEPLPEIDLAIPMLSLPLVHGTRIDTIPAARCLSLPAEPAPPLPIRKGNMPVRVGLVWSGNNQRTMCFEDLAPLLKISGIEFHSLQLGPESQKARDRGLIDWSGWLTDFASTAAVMSRLDLVITIDTSTAHLAGSLGIPAWVLIHATADWRWGATGERTPWYPDVRLFRQEQPGQWAGLIGRVSRALQRQAVLYREERRAG, encoded by the coding sequence ATGAATGCACCCCATACTCCGTCCGGCCAAGCCCCGGACCGCAATCACCTGATGGCCTTGATGCGCGCACTGGAGTGGCTGAAAGCCAAGGAGTTCACCCGTGCCGAGGGAATCGGGCTGCGGGTGGCCGAGGCCGATCCCAACAATGCCGATGCTCATTTCGTTTCCGCGGTGGCGGCCTACGAGCTGGGCAATCACCGGGTGGCCCTGTCCCGGCTTGATGTGGCCATCGATCTTCAGCCCAAGGCTCCGGAATTTTATTCCCAACGGGGGGTGGTGCTCAGCGCCATGGATTGTCGCGAGGCGGCAGTGGGAGAGTTTTGCCGTTCGTTGGAGTTGAATCCGTCGGATGTGCCCACTTTGGCCAATCTGGCCCGGTTGCTGTTGAAAATGGGCGATCCCCATCAGGCCTATCGTCCCATGCGTCGCGCCTTGGCTTTGCAACCCGACGATCCGGAGTTGCTCGGAGACATGGCGGTGATTCTGGTGGCCTGTCGTCAGCCCAGCGCGGCTTTGCCCCTTTACGAACAGGCCATCCGTCTGGTTCCCGGAGACGCGGAGCTGCATTGCAATTACAGTCGCGCCCTGCTCATGCTGGGACAGTACACCCAGGGCTGGCGGGAAAATGAATGGCGTTGGCATTCCAACCACTACCGCAAGTCCGGCTCCAACCTGCCCGCCCCGGAGTGGGATGGCAGCCCGGTGGAGAGCAAAACCATCCTGATCGTGTGTGAACAGGGATTCGGTGATGCGTTGCAATTCATCCGTTACGTTCCCTGGATGCGTCAGCAGGGGGCCACGGTGCTGGTGCAGTGCCGTCCGGAGCTGGCGCGGCTGTTTCAGGCGGTTCAGGGGGTGGAGCGGGTCATTCCCATGGGAGAACCGTTGCCGGAGATCGATCTGGCGATTCCGATGCTGAGTCTGCCTTTGGTTCACGGTACCCGCATCGATACCATTCCTGCGGCCCGATGCCTGAGTCTGCCCGCCGAACCCGCTCCCCCGTTGCCGATCCGCAAGGGGAATATGCCCGTTCGGGTGGGTCTGGTGTGGTCCGGCAACAATCAGCGCACCATGTGTTTCGAGGATCTGGCCCCGTTGCTGAAGATTTCCGGCATCGAGTTCCATTCCCTGCAACTGGGTCCGGAATCTCAAAAAGCCAGGGATCGCGGATTGATCGACTGGTCCGGATGGCTGACCGATTTCGCCTCCACCGCCGCCGTCATGAGCCGTCTGGATCTGGTGATCACCATCGATACCTCCACCGCCCATCTGGCGGGCAGTTTGGGGATTCCGGCCTGGGTTTTGATCCACGCCACCGCCGATTGGCGTTGGGGCGCGACCGGAGAGCGTACCCCCTGGTATCCCGACGTGCGACTGTTCCGTCAGGAGCAGCCGGGTCAATGGGCCGGGCTGATCGGTCGGGTGTCCAGAGCCTTGCAGCGGCAAGCGGTTTTATATCGGGAGGAGAGACGTGCCGGATGA
- a CDS encoding DUF721 domain-containing protein encodes MPDESGPSGPLAHLIQAVAGRLLEHPSGKASRLSRDWRQAVGPLLAAHTEPVRLQNGTLTVRVDSSAWLTELTFLTPELLARLQERLPPGALTGLRFKQESLRQVPVVAAKTPPPPRPHLPEEEERAMALTVGITDPVLRRAVSGFFIADMVFKRLGVQSGGPGSSTGRRFPSGR; translated from the coding sequence GTGCCGGATGAATCCGGGCCGTCCGGACCATTGGCCCATCTGATTCAGGCCGTGGCCGGGCGGCTGCTGGAACACCCTTCCGGCAAGGCTTCCCGACTGAGCCGGGATTGGCGTCAGGCTGTGGGTCCGCTGCTGGCGGCCCATACCGAACCGGTCCGGTTGCAAAACGGCACCCTCACGGTACGGGTGGATTCGTCGGCGTGGCTGACCGAGTTGACCTTTCTGACCCCGGAACTGCTTGCTCGTTTGCAGGAACGTCTGCCTCCGGGGGCGCTCACCGGATTGCGTTTCAAGCAGGAGTCGTTGCGTCAAGTGCCGGTGGTGGCCGCGAAAACCCCGCCTCCCCCCCGGCCTCATCTTCCCGAGGAGGAAGAGCGGGCCATGGCTTTGACGGTGGGAATCACCGATCCGGTCTTGAGGCGGGCGGTGAGCGGTTTTTTCATCGCCGATATGGTGTTCAAGCGTCTGGGAGTACAATCGGGGGGGCCAGGGTCATCGACTGGCCGCCGTTTCCCTTCCGGGCGTTGA
- a CDS encoding methyltransferase has protein sequence MSHFQGVPEGLCRRVGGGVEGRLLAARIQGKPGERMAELGCGCGEVSIRVALSNPGVTVDALEVRTELCDQARQLIDHHGLNARVRVVTGDLRFLPACMPAGHYARVFCNPPFFSPQAGRLPPDASRAAARFELMGGVGDFIQAGARLLQSEGEFDLIHRPERLPEILRNCVTHGLQPLRLIPVQPRPESATILVLVNARKGNGGQSMTLAPPIVLPDA, from the coding sequence ATGAGCCATTTTCAAGGTGTGCCGGAAGGGCTGTGTCGTCGGGTCGGGGGCGGGGTGGAAGGCAGACTGCTCGCCGCGAGAATCCAGGGAAAACCCGGAGAACGCATGGCCGAACTGGGTTGCGGCTGTGGGGAAGTATCCATCCGGGTGGCCTTGAGCAATCCGGGAGTGACGGTGGATGCCCTGGAAGTCCGCACCGAACTGTGCGACCAGGCGCGACAACTGATCGACCACCACGGGCTCAATGCCCGGGTACGGGTGGTGACCGGGGATCTGCGTTTTCTTCCCGCCTGCATGCCCGCCGGCCACTATGCCCGGGTTTTCTGCAATCCGCCATTCTTCTCCCCCCAGGCGGGACGACTGCCACCGGATGCCAGCAGGGCCGCCGCCCGCTTTGAACTGATGGGCGGGGTTGGGGATTTCATTCAGGCCGGAGCCAGATTGTTGCAGTCAGAAGGAGAGTTCGATCTGATCCACCGTCCCGAGCGCCTGCCGGAAATCTTAAGGAATTGCGTGACCCACGGTCTGCAACCCCTTCGACTGATTCCGGTCCAGCCCCGGCCCGAAAGCGCGACGATTCTGGTACTGGTCAACGCCCGGAAGGGAAACGGCGGCCAGTCGATGACCCTGGCCCCCCCGATTGTACTCCCAGACGCTTGA
- a CDS encoding adenylate/guanylate cyclase domain-containing protein: MYSRKAAKEHGILTVFVLLAAMSGWFGVEHLSILRMVEQWVGDLRVAVLQPPEPQHPQIIVVAITEETLEQFPYRAPIDRQFLSDLLRELEQRQARAIFLDILLDQPTEPEKDQTLRTTLRQMRVPTVVSYIHGANFLTDKQSTFLDDFVPVEQRGLANLIKDRFDNTVRWIYPGGTIPGQGHLPGVAALLVSRLGIDPPQETVPMTWRGRPDATTEPFRIFPAHMVPVLPKDWFADKIILIGADLSLTDRHRTPLSAISHTVRGLYESGTPGVVVHAHAVAQLLRCQDSPEPGDLGRAILLLTTALLGAVWSTLPLTLGTRLFLAVGALLLFWVAGFQLFHYGGPLLPLLSPTLTFALALAAGELYLGREEREQRKFIKNAFSRYLAPAVVEQLLNNRHALRLGGERREMTFLFTDVAEFTSFSEALEATALTQLLNRYLDGLCQVILKHEGTVINFMGDAVFALFGAPAHQDDHPCRAMACALELDTFAEAFRLEAEHNHIPFGVTRIGVHTGFAAIGNMGSEVRFQYTSLGDAVNTAARLEGLNKFTGARVAISGETTSRCPHLPARPVASVVLKGKSHPIAVLEPLTPEQARSPAMLRYQEAHALLAAGHPEQAEPLFRSLAATDPCAGFHLDRIQKGARDVTMRMESK, from the coding sequence ATGTACAGCCGCAAAGCAGCCAAGGAACACGGAATCCTGACCGTGTTCGTGCTGCTTGCGGCCATGTCGGGATGGTTCGGGGTGGAACATCTGTCGATCCTGCGCATGGTGGAACAGTGGGTGGGGGATCTGCGGGTGGCGGTGCTGCAACCCCCCGAGCCGCAACATCCCCAGATCATCGTGGTGGCCATCACCGAAGAAACCCTGGAACAGTTTCCCTATCGGGCTCCCATCGACCGGCAGTTCCTCAGCGATCTGTTGCGGGAGCTGGAACAGCGTCAGGCCCGGGCCATTTTTCTCGACATTCTCCTGGACCAGCCCACCGAACCGGAAAAAGATCAAACCCTGCGCACCACCTTGCGCCAGATGCGGGTTCCCACGGTGGTGAGCTACATTCACGGCGCCAACTTCCTGACCGATAAACAATCCACCTTCCTGGACGACTTCGTTCCCGTCGAACAGCGGGGACTGGCCAACCTCATCAAGGACCGTTTCGACAACACGGTACGCTGGATCTATCCGGGCGGGACCATTCCCGGTCAGGGACATCTGCCCGGCGTGGCGGCTCTGCTGGTCTCCCGTCTGGGGATCGATCCCCCCCAAGAGACCGTTCCCATGACTTGGCGGGGCCGACCCGACGCGACCACCGAACCCTTCAGAATCTTTCCCGCCCACATGGTCCCCGTGTTGCCCAAAGACTGGTTCGCCGACAAGATCATCCTGATCGGGGCGGATCTCTCCCTCACCGACCGGCACCGCACCCCTCTTTCCGCCATCTCCCACACGGTCCGGGGACTTTACGAGTCCGGCACTCCCGGCGTGGTGGTCCACGCCCATGCGGTGGCCCAATTGCTGAGGTGTCAGGACTCCCCGGAGCCGGGAGATCTGGGCCGGGCCATCCTGCTGTTGACCACCGCCTTGCTGGGCGCGGTGTGGAGTACCCTCCCGCTGACCCTGGGCACCCGTCTGTTTCTGGCGGTGGGAGCCTTGCTGCTCTTCTGGGTGGCGGGATTTCAATTGTTCCACTACGGGGGACCCCTGCTGCCCCTGCTGTCTCCCACCCTGACCTTCGCCCTGGCCCTGGCCGCCGGAGAACTCTATCTGGGGCGGGAAGAGCGGGAACAACGCAAATTTATCAAAAACGCCTTCAGCCGCTATCTCGCTCCGGCGGTGGTGGAACAACTGCTCAACAACCGTCACGCCCTGCGCCTGGGGGGAGAACGACGGGAAATGACCTTCCTGTTCACGGACGTGGCGGAATTCACCTCCTTTTCCGAAGCCCTGGAAGCCACCGCCCTGACCCAACTGCTCAACCGCTATCTCGACGGGCTGTGTCAGGTGATCCTCAAACATGAAGGCACGGTGATCAATTTCATGGGGGATGCGGTATTCGCCCTGTTCGGCGCCCCGGCCCATCAAGACGATCACCCCTGTCGCGCCATGGCCTGCGCCCTGGAACTCGATACCTTCGCCGAAGCCTTCCGCCTGGAGGCCGAACACAACCATATTCCCTTCGGCGTCACCCGTATCGGGGTGCATACCGGTTTCGCCGCCATCGGCAACATGGGTTCCGAGGTGCGTTTTCAGTACACCTCCTTGGGCGACGCGGTCAACACCGCCGCCCGGCTGGAAGGATTGAACAAATTCACCGGCGCACGGGTCGCCATCTCCGGAGAGACCACCTCCCGTTGTCCCCATCTGCCGGCCCGACCGGTGGCCTCGGTGGTGCTGAAAGGCAAAAGCCATCCCATCGCGGTCCTCGAACCCCTGACCCCGGAACAGGCCCGTTCCCCGGCCATGCTCCGCTATCAAGAGGCCCACGCCCTCCTGGCCGCCGGTCACCCCGAACAGGCCGAACCCCTCTTCCGCTCCCTGGCCGCAACGGATCCCTGCGCCGGTTTCCATCTGGACCGCATCCAAAAAGGCGCCCGGGATGTGACCATGCGCATGGAGTCGAAATAG